In Paenibacillus stellifer, the DNA window GGCCAGCGCCAATTGATCTCGTTCGCCCGGGCGCTCGCTTTCGATCCGGCGATTCTGATTCTGGACGAAGCTACGTCCAATATCGACACCGAGACGGAGAGCATCATCCAGCAGGCGCTGGAGGTTCTGAAGCAAGGGCGGACCACCTTTATCATCGCCCATCGCCTCTCTACCATCCGCAGTGCGGACCAAATTCTCGTCCTGCACCGCGGAGAGATTGTCGAGCACGGCAGCCACGACGAATTGATGGCGCTCGGCGGCCGGTACCGGCGCATGTATGAGCTGCAGAGCGGTTCCACCATGGCGGAACCGGCTGCTGCAGCTGCTATGCAGGGGGCCGCTATCCAAGCGGAGAGCCCGGACTCCCCGGCAGCATCGGCAGAGGCTGCAGCCAAGGAACAGCCGGCGCTGCAGTCCGCGAACCGGCAGGGATAAACCCTGACGGCGGTGACCGCCCTTTGCATCAAGAGCTGCTCCAAAACGTAGAATGATCTACGATTGGAGCAGCTTTTTTTGTAAGAATGACAGCAGGGCATCCCGATAAGGTTCACAGCGATTTCTGAAAACAAAAAAAGAGGAGTCCAAAAGCCATCAACTGGCTCATTCGGACACCTCTATTTGTTGGATGACGGAAGTTTTCGTCTGTCATATGGAGAGCGGAGTAATCCCCTTTCCCTCATAGTCAGTGAGGCCGCCGCTTCAAATCAGCCGCAGGATAATGGCCGAGCAGCTCCTCTTCGTCCAGCTTGCCTTCCAGTCCAAGCTTCCGGTACAACTCGTTGCAGTAGCCCTGCAGCTTGAGTTCAAGCGCTCCCGCCTTGTTCTTAAACCGTTTCAACTCCCGGATGATCCCGGCCCGCCCCGATGGCGTGAACGTATCCTGAATACGCTCCTTGAAATAATCGTGTACGATATAATTCCGCTGCTTCCACACATGATGAAGCTGGGCCGTCTCTTCTTCCGAGAATGAGAAATGATGTTGGATTTCCTTGATGAGCTGGCCGAGTGAGTTGCCGAGCTTGCGTTGATACAAATCCGCCAAATCCGCCTCGGACGGCAGGGTTCCCTGTGATAGCTTCGTCAGCAGAAGCAGATTGGTCAACTGCTGTTCGATCGCTTGGCAGTAATAAACAGCCAGTCCGAAATAGGCGAACAGCTCCTTGGATTGTTCACTCTCCGTTGATTGTGTATCCTCCTTCATCTGCCCTCCGTTTGTTTCTTCTTAAATTATGGCTGTGTAGATGTTCTATGTATAACCTGTCAGGCCTGAATGGAAGCGATGAGGCTTACTGCTTACTGTATATAAATTTCGCCGGGCCAACTCCCTTTTCCTCCAAAACAAAAGAAAAATTCAATAACAAGACTCAAATCTGGCAGAGCAAAACCGGCTTCACCCGAAGCCGGCTTTCTGTGCTGCCTCTATCGGTCAATCGTTCTTCTACATTATTAGTCTGCATTTATTATACAAGTACGGCTGCGGCTTCGCTGACCTGACGGCAGGTTTCGGCACATTTCAGGCAGGCTTCGATGCAGTCGCGGCAGTGTGTCCGTTCATAACGTCCGCACTCATTGGCTGTAGCTTCACATACTTCTGCACAGAGACGGCAGATTTCGGCGACGAACGGACTTTGACGGGTCATAGCTTCAATTGCAAACGCACACATGTCAGCGCATTCCCGGTCCATCCTGATCCATTCCCTCAAGCGCGCAAGGTCGTATTCTTTTAGGCTTGAGACATAGCTAAAGTTACAGGCGTCTATACATTTCAAGCAAGCTTCAATGCAGTCCTGATAATGAATTCGGGTCATAGCCTTTAACCTCCTGCAATCTTTTGTGGTATGCCTAAGTATTAACCCTCGTCTGTTCCGCCGAATCAATCAGCAAGTGATGTCACTATCGCAGAAATACACCTATTAAAGCTTACAGACTGCGTCTGACCGCCGCCGGCCGGTTCGGCAGACGCCCTTCCAATCTGAGCAGTTTCCTTCTTAATTCTCCCGCTGAAAAATGCTCCCCAATGAACACTGCAACATCGGCAACCTCTCCCTGTGGATTAATCTTCAGGAAATCCGTTTCCCGGTAAGCGTACTGGAACAGGAACCTTCCGGATGTATCGCTGAAGGACAGCACTCCCTTGGCCCTGTATACGTCATTCGGCAATTCCTTGATGAACGCCTCAAATGCTTCGCTGTTCACCGGGTGCTCGAAATAATGGGTATATGCCATAACATGATCATGCGAAGCATGCTGCTCTCCCTGGCTCTCCACATCCGCGCCGTCATCATCGGCCTCCGGCTGTCCCGTAACCGGGACTTCCGCCATCGCCTCCATCAAATTCTTAATCTCGACGTCACAGCGTACGGCAGGAATGATCTCGGCGAAAGCGTTCCATTTGCGGACCAAGCTTTGGACTTCCTCCGCTTCCTCCGGCGATACCCGATCCTGTTTATTCAGAATCAGCGCCGACGCGCTGCGGATCTGTTCCTGCATGAGACGATAGGTCGCGCCTTTCTGCTCTCTGTACAAACCAAGCAAGTGCGCAGCGTCGACGACCGTAATCAAACCCTTCAATTCGACCTTGGTGTACAGCGAGGTCTCCGTTACATTGTCGATAATATCGAGCGGGTTCGCCGCACCCGTTGCTTCAATCACAATGACATCCGGCGCGTCACGCTTGACCAGCGTCGTCAGCTCCATACTGAGATCCGCGCTCGCGGAGCAGCAAATACATCCGGCCAGCAGCTCAGCCATTGGAACAGAGCGGTCTACCAGCATGCCGTCAAAGTTCACTTCCCCAAGCTCGTTCATCACCACGGCCGGAAGCAGGTTCTGCTCCTTCCAATCGTCCAGCAGCCGGTGCAGCAGCGTTGTCTTGCCGCTCCCCAGAAACCCGGACAAAATATATACCGGAACCGTATTCTCCATTTCTTATTCTCCCTTAATTCTGTTATCGCCTTTTGCTTCCTGTGTTAAGAAGTTTACTACACCGACATTGCCCCTGCAAGCGCCAGGCTTACATTGTAATTGCTTTTTTGGTTATTTTTATGACATTTTCTATACCATCTCCCCTCCTTGCATGCTTTCGTTATCCCTCTATGATAAAATCAGTAAGGTTACACTAACGCCAAGGAGTGAGCTCTATGAACTCAGTCGAACAGCATCGGCGCGAAGCACCGTCTTCCGTCAACTGCTTTATTGTTACGGTTTCGGACACCCGCACGCCGGAGACAGACAAAGGAGGACAGCTGGCCGAAACACTGCTTGTGGAAGCCGGCTATACGGTCGCCGGAAGAGAAATCGTCAAAGACGATTATGACGAAATTCGCGAACTGTTGTATAAATGCACAGCGGACGATCAGATCGAAGCCGTTGTGCTGACCGGAGGCACAGGGATCTCTCCTAGAGACTGTACCTATGAAGCGGTGGAGTCCCTGCTGGACAAAGAGCTTCCCGGCTTCGGGGAGATCTTCCGATACTTGAGCTACGCGGAAGATATCGGTACGGCAGCTATCCTGAGCAGAGCGATTGCAGGCACCATCGGGCGGACAGCGGTATTCTCCGTGCCAGGGTCGGTTGGCGCGGTCAAGCTGGCTGTGACCCGCTTGATAGCTCCGGAGCTCAAGCATGTCATGCGCGAGCTGTATAAAGCCAACTAAATAGGAGGCTCCCTAGCCTCTTCATTTCATCAATTTCATACAAAAACCGCACTCCCGGAACGGACAGGCTGCATAACAGGCTATCGAAATGCATCTGTTCAACGTTACGGGAGTTTTTTACGACATTCACTTGACGTCACGACATTATCCACATATAATATTGAACACTTTTCGCGAAAGTGCGATTTGATTAACCAGATGGTTAATCAGAAAGGAACTGGATGAGCTCATCTCTGCACCACAAAATCAAAATTGTAGTCAGCCCTTTTCATGAACTGCTCTGCTGTCTGCATGTACTGACACAGCCCGGACACCATCCGGGGCGTCTGGCTTGGGCCACAGCGGCGCTTCAGCAGCTTTCCGGTGGCCTTGCGGATGAAATCCGGGAAATCGGCCGGGTGAGCGACGACTGGGCCGCATTGCATGATCTGGCGGACGCCTGGGGAAGATCCCGAACCTGCGAGGAAGGAATTCAGGAGCTGCTTGCTCTGCCTGATGCGGAACTTGTGCATTTGATGCTGAATGGAAAAGTCCCGGTCAGCACCGTTCTGCTGTGGGTGAAGGGCGAACGGGGTTTGACTGAGGAAGGACTGGAAGCTGACGGGATTGATCTCCTGGAGAACCTGGACAGTTTCCGATTACGTCTTGCCGCGACATTGAGGAAGGTTGAGGCAGAACTTTTTCGGGATGAATGGAAGGTTATCGAGCCTTTTTTACAAGCTGCGGCTGGAGATTTCCTTAGTGAAGCCGATCGTTCCCCCGAACGGGCGCTAAATTCCCTTCACCCCAGGCTTCGCGCGGAAAAAGGAACGATTACTGCCCAGAAAGCGCGGGCCTATCTGTTCGACTATGAGACCCTGGAGCATATTTACATCTTCCCGAGTACCTTTATTGCGCCTCATCTGCTCCTCGGCATCCATGCCAATGATGTCTTCCTTCCGCTCGCGGTAGAAATTCCCGGGCCCGAATCCTCGGACTCGCCACCGGCCGACCTGCTGCTGCGCTACAAAGCGCTTTCCGACGAGACGCGTCTGCGCATAATCCGCCTTCTCTGGAGAAATCCGCACTGTACGATGCAGCTCGCGCCCATTCTTGGCATATCCGAGGCTGCTGTATCCAAGCATTTGAAGCTGCTCTCCGAGGCAGGACTTGTGCAATCCAGAAGACGGGGCAGCTACCAGTTCTACTCGGCGGTTAAAGAGGAGCTGGAGATGCTGATCGTTTTGCAGCGGCAGTATTTGGAGCAATAAAGATCTTTTTCATGGAAAGGGCCGGGCCGTCTGAAAGGAGTTAAATGCATGTGGCATACCGCCATGGCGACGTTGCTGCGCAACCAG includes these proteins:
- a CDS encoding MogA/MoaB family molybdenum cofactor biosynthesis protein, which translates into the protein MNSVEQHRREAPSSVNCFIVTVSDTRTPETDKGGQLAETLLVEAGYTVAGREIVKDDYDEIRELLYKCTADDQIEAVVLTGGTGISPRDCTYEAVESLLDKELPGFGEIFRYLSYAEDIGTAAILSRAIAGTIGRTAVFSVPGSVGAVKLAVTRLIAPELKHVMRELYKAN
- a CDS encoding four-helix bundle copper-binding protein, with the translated sequence MTRIHYQDCIEACLKCIDACNFSYVSSLKEYDLARLREWIRMDRECADMCAFAIEAMTRQSPFVAEICRLCAEVCEATANECGRYERTHCRDCIEACLKCAETCRQVSEAAAVLV
- a CDS encoding ArsR/SmtB family transcription factor, with protein sequence MSSSLHHKIKIVVSPFHELLCCLHVLTQPGHHPGRLAWATAALQQLSGGLADEIREIGRVSDDWAALHDLADAWGRSRTCEEGIQELLALPDAELVHLMLNGKVPVSTVLLWVKGERGLTEEGLEADGIDLLENLDSFRLRLAATLRKVEAELFRDEWKVIEPFLQAAAGDFLSEADRSPERALNSLHPRLRAEKGTITAQKARAYLFDYETLEHIYIFPSTFIAPHLLLGIHANDVFLPLAVEIPGPESSDSPPADLLLRYKALSDETRLRIIRLLWRNPHCTMQLAPILGISEAAVSKHLKLLSEAGLVQSRRRGSYQFYSAVKEELEMLIVLQRQYLEQ
- a CDS encoding CobW family GTP-binding protein, whose translation is MENTVPVYILSGFLGSGKTTLLHRLLDDWKEQNLLPAVVMNELGEVNFDGMLVDRSVPMAELLAGCICCSASADLSMELTTLVKRDAPDVIVIEATGAANPLDIIDNVTETSLYTKVELKGLITVVDAAHLLGLYREQKGATYRLMQEQIRSASALILNKQDRVSPEEAEEVQSLVRKWNAFAEIIPAVRCDVEIKNLMEAMAEVPVTGQPEADDDGADVESQGEQHASHDHVMAYTHYFEHPVNSEAFEAFIKELPNDVYRAKGVLSFSDTSGRFLFQYAYRETDFLKINPQGEVADVAVFIGEHFSAGELRRKLLRLEGRLPNRPAAVRRSL